A region of the Nostoc sp. 'Peltigera membranacea cyanobiont' N6 genome:
TCCCTTTAAAAGCCGGTAGATGATCTCGCGGATGATGAGCGGCGCGAGAAACTTCATTTCGTCCGGTGTGTCAAATAGTTTCACCAATTTGACGACTGCTTCCAGCAAATCGGCATCAACCGGACTGACATCCATCGCCTTAACTCCAGTGCCGCTTTTTTTAGTTTCGATGCCAGATTCAATCATCACCGCAGCTACAAGCGCCGGATCGAGGTCTATGCGAAGATTCAAATAAGGTTTTTCCTCGGACGCTTCGACGACATTACTCATAATCGGCAAATCAAGCGTCGAGATTAAGTAATGACCTGAATCATAGTGAAATAATTCATCGTTCAAAAGTACATCCTTGCTGCCCTGCGCGATGACGCAGAAGGCGGGTTTTAATACGGATATCTGGCTATCGGTTGGTTTCGACGATTGATATATGAAAATGCCCGGAAACACTTCCAAAAGGCTGTTTTCGGGAGCGAGACGAATCATTCTTTCGATCAGCTCCTCCCGATTGATCTGCATCTTTCGCTTTTCAAATTCTGCTTCTTTTTGGTTCATAAATTTATATTAAACATTTTGTTTCTGTTCAGCACCTTGCATAGCGATTTTTTGGAGAATTGTCCGGTTTTTTTCAATGAACGTCCTAACGCTATCCGTTTTCACGCCCGCATAATTGAACTCATACAGCAAACGGAAGAAGCGCTGCTGATAAAACTAGATTGATATTTGGAGAAATTTAAGATTAATAGAGCAACAATTTCAATCTGTAAATCTCACAATCAAAAGGGGAGAAATTATATGAAATATATATTATTAATTTTACCGATGATGGCTCTTATGATAAGCGGGCAAGCTTACACACAAACAGAACAAAAAGGACAATCAGAAAAAACAAAAGAAATGGAACAAATAACACCAAAGGGATATACAACTTTTAAGGTAAGCGACAACATTACGATGTATAAGGTTACTTTTAAAAACCAATACAAAATGAATGTTGCGGGACATCTATTTATTCCCAAGAATTTAGATCAGAGTAAAAAACATTCGGCGATCATTGTTGGGCATCCTATGGGAGCTGTAAAAGAACAAAGTGCCAATGTGTATGCTGCAAATATGGCTGAACGAGGGTTTGTGACTTTATCTCTTGACTTGTCTTTCTGGGGTGAGAGTGAGGGCGAACCACGCAACGCTGTTGCGCCTGATATTTATTCTGAAGATTTCAGTGCAGCAGTTGACTTTCTTGGGACGCGTCCATTTGTTGACAAAAACCGAATCGGAATAATTGGAGTTTGTGGTAGCGGAAGCTTTGTGATCAGTGCCGCTAAGATTGATCCGCGAATGAAAGCGATCGCAACTGTCAGCATGTACGATATGGGAGCAGCCAGCCGAAATGCACTTAACCATTCGCTGACCCTTGAGCAGAGAAAGAAACTTATAGCTGAGGCTGCGGAGCAGCGTTACGCAGAGTTTACCGGCGGCGAAACCAAATATACGGGCGGGACTGTTCATAAGTTGGATGAAAACACTCATCCTATTCAGCGTGAATTTTATGAATTCTACCGCACTCCGCGAGGTGACTATACCCCAAAGGGAGGGTCGCCGGAACTGACGACGCATCCGACATTGAGCAGTAACACTAAGTTTATGAACTTTTATCCGTTCAATGACATTGAAACGATTTCCCCTCGTCCGATGCTTTTCATTACGGGTGATAAGGCTCACTCAAAAGAGTTTAGTGAGGATGCTTACAAACGCGCAACCGAACCGAAAGAACTGGTTATTGTTCCGAATGCCGGACACGTTGATTTATACGACAAAACCGATCTGATTCCTTTTGACAAGCTGGAAGGCTTTTTCAAAACGAATCTAAAGTAATCAGGAAGCAGAAACCAAGAAGTCGTTTCACTTTGAAAAAAGACGAATGAGCAATATGAAATTCTTAATCGTAATGATGTTTTCAGCAACATTTCTTTTCGGCAGCTCCGTCGGTTGCAGTCAAGACCAATCGGCATTTGCTGGTAATACGAATATTAATAATCAAAGCAGTAATGCTGCCAACGAGACTAAAGGCAATAAGATGAAGATTAAAATCGGGTCAAAGACTTTCAATGCCACACTCTTTGACAATGCGACGGCAAACGCTTTCAAAGCGATGCTGCCGTTGACGCTGAAGATGGATGAACTGAACGGCAACGAGAAAAAATATGATTTCTCGAACAATTTGCCGACCGACTCTTCCAATCCCAAAACAATCAACAAAGGCGATCTGATGGTTTGGGGAAGCAATACCTTAGTGCTTTTCTATAAAACATTTCCGACGCAATATAGTTATACAAAACTCGGACGGATGGACGATCTTTCAGGGCTTGAAGCCGCAGTAGGATCAGGAAACGTAACGGTGACGTTTGAATTGGAGTAATCACCGGGAGAATAAAATTATGAAAAATATAACAATCGGATTGATATTATGCGCGGCACTTTTTTTAGCCGTTGGATGCAGCAATCAGCAATCGGCTAATACGGAGCAAACAAAAATGGAAAAGGCGGAAAATAAAACTGAAAACACGATTTTTCCGAAGGGCGAAAAAGCCCCGGTGGAAACTTTTACGGGAACGGTTTATGTGCAGCCACTCGCTCCAAAAACCGAAAACAATAATTTTTCAATCGCCAGTGTGACCTTCGAGCCGGGCGCACGGGCAAACTGGCACAACCATCCGGCAGGACAAACTATACTCGTGACGATGGGCAAAGGGCTTTATCAAGAAAAAGGCAAACCCATCAAAACGATTAACAAAGGCGATGTAATTCTTTGCAATCCCGACATTGAACACTGGCACGGCGCATCACCCGAATCTCCGATGACGCACGTTGTAATTACCAACTACAAAGGCGACAGTCAGGTGAATTGGCTCAAGCCTGTGACGGACGAGGAATATAAAGCTGACGCGAAATGACGGCTTTCAGAAATCTTGATTGGAATAAAAGTTAGGAGTTAAAAAATGACAACGAACGAGAATGGAAAGTATACAGGAAAGGTTGCGTTTGTAACCGGAGCAGCGAACGGCATCGGTCGAGCTACGGCGCTGGCGTTTGCCCGTGAGGGCGCGGCGGTAGTGGTCGCCGACGTTTCAGAACAGGGCAATCAAGAAACGGCACGCATGATCGAAGAACTCGGCTCCCGAGCGATCGCCGTCAAGTGCGATGTGACGCGAAGCGAGGACGTGAAGGCGGCTCTTTCCAAGACCATCGAAACCTTCGGGCGGCTGGACTTTGCCTTTAACAACGCCGGTGTGGAGCAGAAGAATGCAGCAACAGCCCAAATCGAAGAGTCAGAGTGGGATCGGATCGTCAACATTAACCTGCGTGGCGTTTTTCTGTGCATGAAGTATGAAATCCCACTGCTACTCAAGCAAGGCGGCGGTGCGATCGTGAACACATCATCGGGTGCCGGGGTCATAGGCATCAAGGGCGGAGCCGCATACACCGCCGCAAAACACGGCTTGATCGGACTCACCAAGTCGGCGGCTCTCGACTACGCCTCGCAGAACATCCGCATCAACGCCGTCTGTCCTGGCTATATCGACACGTCGATGATGGATCGCTTCACCGGCGGCACTCCTGAAGGACGAGAACAGGTAATCTCAGAGGAACCGATTGGAAGGATGGGACAGCCCGAAGAGATCGCCAATGCCGTGGTCTGGCTGTGTTCGGATGCGTCTTCCTTCGTTGTCGGGCACGCCTTGGTCGTTGATGGCGGTCAAACCGTGTAGTGAAATCCCAATTGGCATCACTGTGCTAAAACGGAAAAATTGTACGCGCTTGGAACTGATGCTAACCTCAACTTGAAAATTTCCTACCAAATTCGCAGACTAATTGAAATTTTCCGCCAAATGATGATAAAAAAGTGCAACTCTTTACATTACAAGGCTTTGGAGCCATAATTCTGTAACTAGCGTTCGTCCTTGACGTTGGCGCAGCCATCGCAGCTTACCACGAAAAACTTAGGGTTTCAGAAACATAATTTTCAATTAGTCCGCGAATATTTTCACTTAGTCTGCGAACCGACACCGACAACTGTGAGTTTGCAGACTAAGTGAAAATTTTTTAACGCAAGAATAAGGGTTTGGTGTGGGTTCGCAGATAAGATGAAATATGAACAACGAAGTTACAGGAGTTCCAGGCGACGGAATTCGCGCATAAAGTGAAATTTATTGTAGAGTCTAGGTTTGAAACAAATATTCAATTTTCATATAAATTGAAATTTTCCGACTTTGATTTAACGACAGCCCGAATGCTTTTAAAAGCGTACTTTTGAAGTACAATAGGCTTACGCCTCACTCCAGGCGATCGCTCCGTGCCATAGGTGGCCAAGCAGCTTGACTATAGAATATTTAGAAAATCAGGTATAAATTGTCGTCAAGATTGAAGAAAATACCCTGAGTTTCTGTGATTAGATGTAAAATTTCACTTTATGCGCGAATTGGTACGAAGCTCAAAGCCTTGCTTCACAGTCGATTTCACTTTATGTGCGAATCGCATCGGCTGAAACCTTTGTAGTTTTGTTGTTCAAATTTCATCTGATCTGCAAACCCACACATCTTATCTGCGAACCCACAAACCCTCACCGACACCGGAACTAAGGCAACCGCCTGAGCAACTTTTGTAAACTATCTTTGCACCTAGTCAAAGTTATAGTTGCATTGTGCCTATAATAAGTTACGGCTAACTATAACTGGAAGTTAGCACCCTGTAAATGGTTATCGCTTGGATTACGCATCAAAGGCGATAGCAAAGACAAGCAAAATTGATCGGCAGCGCAATAGTGTCTATTCCGTTGCCAACATGCACCCAGAGCGATCGCATGTTGGTGAAAGTGTTGTATATGAAGGGAAGTAGTGTTAATCGGAGTTTATGTCGGATAAAAGATAAGGGTTACTTATTTTGTGTTATACCTTTTGTAGTATATGTCACTGTAAGCATAAGATGGTTCTTGTCAGATGTTGGTGATGATGAAAGGTTACGCACTTTAAGGCAAGAAGCAGAAGCTTTTAAAAAGTTTATCTTATCCGGGCGTGGGATTTGTGAGTGAACTAAAGAAGGAACAACGCTGTTGCTTGATTTTTATCCCTATTCTTGAGTAAGTTGCTCTAAGAGTCTAATTACTCTCTCTAATTCATTACTCAGAAAACTCGGACTACTTCCTTGATACACAGCTAACAAACTACGATAGAACCAGAGTGTTCCCTCTTTACCACCTTTGAATTTATTCCAAACAGCTTCTTTGTCTCGATAGCAATCGGCTAAAATTGAACGGGCATTGTGCAATTTATCAGCTTGGGAAACTCGCCTCACTTCAGGGGAAGCATAGCACATTCGCTCTAGATATTCTTGTTTACGTTCCTTCCAAGGAGGTTTGGGGATAACTTCTGATTCAGTACACCCATCAACAATATTGACTACTTTTTCTCCAAATTTTTGACGAATTTCTTCACGAGTTTTTGCACCACCTTGGTCTTCTATAGCATCATGGAGTAGAGCAGCGATCGCTTCATCTTGCGAGCCACCATCTTCTAAAACTAATGCTGCTACACTCAACAGGTGACTAACATAAGGAATATCACTACCTTTTCGGACTTGAGTAGCATGGAGTCTGGTTGCATAAACTAACGCTGACTCAAAGCGGGAAGTTAAATTGGCTTTTTCTAACATGTTTGAACTCATCGATTTTTCCTTTGGTTATTTGTGTTGACTTGATTTGTGATAAAGTTTCCAAGTTTCTTGGATATCCTTTGCCATGCGTGAGCGTAATTCTCCAGGTAATAATACCTCTACCATCGGCCCCCAGGCTCGCAATCGCATCATCACAGTATTATCAATAATATTGCTCTCATCTATGCGATAATCAGCCGTATAGTAAGCGTAGGGATAGTCTAGGTTATTAATATCTTCAGGTAGGTCTTGAAAAATTTCTTTGAGGAGTTTTTTCTCTTGTTCGTTAGGTTTATACTCTCGAATAAATTGAATAAATTCCTGTTTTTCATTAAGAAACCTAAAGGTTTCGTGGCGAAAACTATTTTTGATATAACTTTGGGAAAAATCTTGATTGAAACGGATTAACATTTTGCGGCTTTCTCGGTAAAAATCCAGACCCCAAGCTGCCGATATTTTCTGAAGAATATACTCTGGTTCATTGAGTTGATTGGTGTCATGAAGCTGGCGTAATTCGGCTGGGATACTTGGATTTAGCCAATCTAATTCTCTTAATTCTTGAACCCGATCTAATCGATAATTATGCCAGTTAATAGTCCTTTTATTTTTCAGAGTTTGACCAAAAGCACAAAGATAGGTAGCACGCTGAAAATAATAGATACATACTGGATAAACTATTCGGGATGCTTCTCTAGATAAACTGGCGCTATCATAAAGAATTTGAATAGGATTTACAGGCATTTTTTCCCAGATTCTTTTAAGTTCATCTTTCCATTTTCCTACCCGGTCAATTCCATCTTTGGAAACAACATATTCAACGTGCATAAAAAATCGTTGAGTTCCATTGATGGGTTGAAAATAAGTATCAGAAATTTCTGTGAAGTCAACTTGAGGAATAAAATGACTGGGTAAAACAGAGTTTTTCCAGCTTGATATAGAAGGAAATACTTCGACTTTGCAGTAATGGTGAGTCAGAATTTCACCTGCTTGATTCTTCTGTGGTTCTAACCAACCTAATTCTACTAAAGTAGCAAAATCATTTTCCTGTAAATTTCTGCGTGTTATGGCAAACAATCGACCATTAGGAAATGGCTCGGCATATTTTTTCCGCTTACTGTTTTTGCTACTAACATTTGGTAATTGATTCTTTGGCTTATTATTCTCAATCTCTGGATTCTTACCAGTAGCTAAGAAAGTTTCTAAATCTTCTGGTTTCATGGGATAAACTTGTAAAAACGACTGCACCCATTCTGGTTTTGGCAGTGTTAATTCTGAGTCAAATAACCAATAGGCTAAAGATTTCGCACAAGGACAATCAGGATCGTGAAAGGGAGGTTTTTGATCTCGCCCATTGTGATAAACTTTATCGTCGAAGGAGAGTTTTTTCGTTTCGGTAAAAAACTCTTTGTACCAGTCTTCATAACTAAAGCTATCACTCAGGCTCTTTCTAACGACATCATTATCTTGACCGTAAAGCGAACGCAAAATTACCCATAACCGTACCGCTTTCGGGAGGTGTTGTTTCAAATTATTGCCCTGAGCCAAAATCTGCAACAGTTCCACTGTCGGAGGATAATCAAACTGGGGACGCATATACCCTGACTTGCTCTTGAATCGTTAACAACTCCAATTTATCCCAATATGGAAAACCCCTTTTCCCTGTCTATGCGATAGTGAAACTGTTCCTTAACAGACATAATCATCTATGTACAGCTACCAGATGAAACTAGAAGGCGAGGTGTTACGAGTTGGATTCAATCGAGTTTTCCCTGCTGGGGGCGATCGCATTGTCCACGACGCTTTGGAACTGTTAGAGCAAATGATTGACTCTGGGCAAATTCCTGGAGGGAAATGCATCCTAATCGACGGGCCGCAATCTGTCCCTGTTGCTTATGTTATCTCCCATAAGTTAGCTCACTTGTATGAAGTAGTCGGCGTTCTCGACCCAAAAATTGGCAGAAAAATTGACACACCAAGTGGCGCACTAAGATACAAAAATTACATAGTAACTATTTCTCATGGCTCTTCAAAATATAAAGTGGGGGATTTGATTGAAACACAAGAAGCACAACCAGAGCGCTCAATCGTCAAAGTGGTGTTATGTGGCCCCCCACAATCGGGAAAATCTTGTTTGCGAGAAGGCTTAAAAATGGCGATTTTGAGCAACTTGGCTGGGCCTTATCCCTATGTGATTACCGCTTGTCCAGACGGGGAAGGATCGTGGTATCAAAAAACTTATGAAGAAAACCAGGGGTTAGCCGATGAGATGAAACGTTACATGAAATTTGAAGTTACCCCAGAATTTGCAGAGAAAACAGCCCAGTCGGTTAAAAGTACGAACCAGTTAATTAACATTATTGATGTTGGCGGTAAAATCTCACCTGAGAATGAGAAAATCATGGAGCCAGCTACCCACGCAGTTATCTTATCAGGAGATAGCAGTAAGTTTACTGAGTGGGAAAATTTTTGTCAGCAGCTAAAATTGACGGTTATTGCTAAGATTCACAGTCAGTTAGATGCGGTTGAAGACGGGGTATTCTTCGCTGATAACTGGAAGGAAAAAACTAACGAATTACTAAAGACAACCCCGTTGCTAACTGGTAGTGTGCATGGGTTGAAGCGCGGAGAAAATGTATCAGATCGTCCGATGGTACAAGCGTTGGCTGATCTAATGATCCATTTGACGAAATGTTGAATGTTAAGACATACTGAATGCTGGTTTCAGTGTGATAAAAAGGACTCGTTTAGAAAGTATTATTTCGCAATCCTTTTCTGAGCTTGTTTGCCGTTTTCTACACCATAAATATGATTGTTCGGTCTATTCAACTGGAATACCCTGTCTATGACGAAGCAAATTTATACTGCAATCACGTTTGCACCCGTTCAGGGGTTTATCGAAAAATCTCGAAAGTTGCGAGACTTGTATGGTAGTTCTTTTATCCTATCTTATATAGCTAGTGCTATTTGCTGGGAAGCTAAATGTCAAGGTTTTTGGGTTGTTTCTCCAGCTACTATCAACCTGACTCAAGGAACTCCTAACCAAATCATCATTAAAGGTGACTTTGGCAAAAAAGATGCTGAAGAAGTTCTTAACTCTTCTTGGAGTGGGGTTACACAAGCTTGTCGTCAATGGATTGAAAATAAGGTTCCTGGAAATTATTCTTGGCGACGGGAGTGGAATTTATGGACAAATTATGCTTGGGAATTTTTTTGGGGACAAGGTGAAACGATTACCACAGCACGAAGTAATTTAAATGAAATTAAGCGATCGCGCAATTGGACAGCAATAAACTGGACTGGGGAAAGTTCAACTCTCTCCGGTGCAGATGCGATCGCTATTCCTAGTTTATGTAGCAACGATCCGAAAACCTGGGATTATCAGGCTCAAAAAAAAGAAATTAAAGAGTTTTATCGCCAGCTAAGTGATGCAGTTGGAAATAATTTTATTGAGCATATTAGAACAGAACTCAATCAAAAAGATTACCAAATACGTGATAGATTAATTGGGAGATACGGTCAAGGCTTTATCAGATTTCTGGAAGAGAGATATCCAAATCTTAATGATAAACAACGTCAAGAATTAATATCTGAATATGGTTCAGCTATTATTGATCCTGATGAGGAGTTGAGTATTCCCGAACTGATTAAACGTTTGATTACCTTAGATGCGATCGCTGCTCCACTCCAAATTTCTACTACAGAAATTCCCGAAACATACCGCGATTTAAATAGACTAGATAAAAAGAAAAAGCAAAGTAAAACCGAGCCTGATAATCGTTGGAGTGGCTGGTTTCAAGGTGATGGCGATCGAGTAGGAGACTATCTCAAAGAGTTATCTAAAAAACCAAATACTAACCCGGATACAGAAACCAACAGTTTAAGTCATGCAATGCTATATTGGGGTGAAAATCATTTAAAACCTAGTTTGAACGGGACTGGAAAAGGGAGAATTATTTACGCAGGTGGTGATGATTTTTTTGGTGTTTTTTATCGGACTCCCCCGGACAAAATTTTTCTCAAAAAATTGGTAAATTACTTAAGTGATAAAATAGGAGAACTATCACCTAAATTAGAAAGAGAAATAACTGACTTTAAGCAAGAGTTCAAGGACAAAGGTTTACATAAAGATGTAAAAATTTCTCTTGAACTCAGAGAGGAATTTGCTAAAATCTTCAAAGAAAATCATCAAAATGATGAAAGATTTAAAAATGCCCTAGTAGAAGCGGGACTTAATCATCAAGAAGCCGCAAACCTGTTTAAAGAACCTGTACTTAAGGCTCAAGAATGTCTCGATTGGTTTTATAACTTTAATTCAGAAAACGATAATGCTTTATGGAAACAGCACGAAAAACCAATAGGCGTTAGCGTCGGATTTGTCTGGGTTGCGTCGGGTGTTCCCCAGCGAGATATACTGCAACATTGCCGAGATGTAGAGAAAAAAGCTAAGAATCAAGGACGTAACCGCCTCGCCATTCGCATCCTGTTTAATGGTGGTAATTATTTAGATTGGGTATGTCCTTGGTGGTGTTTGCAGGAAGTGTTGCAGGGATATTGCGATCGCAACCAAAAAACAGGCGAACAAGCAAACTGGGGACATATTTATGCAGATGTAGCGCTACTAGAGTCACGTCACGCTTTTGAAAATCAAACAGATATAGCCAAGGCGCTATTTAATATTTATTTTCCCAATCAAGAAATCATTCTAACACAACACTTGTGGGATTCAGAAGGAAAAACAGGACTTATTGGTAATCAGGAAGCTGATTGTAAGGATGTCACCAAATCACTAAACTACTGGATTATTAACCTCGCAAAAATAGGATTTCACCTATGTCATTACCAGAAATAAAAGACATGAATGCTAGCACTAACTTGGTCGATAAATCACTTTTTAAATATTTAATCGTGATTGAGCCATTAGGTTTTTTATATGGCAGTGCTGGGAGATTTTTATCACCAGACAACTTAGTAGGGCGTTCTGGGACAAGTTTTCCTCCTAGTTCTGCAACCTTATCTGGCCTATTTTCTGCGGCATACGCCCAAGAGGAATATGAAAAGGAATCAGACGGAGATGAACTCAAAAAGAAACTCAAAGCCAGACTAGAACCTTTATATTTTGCTGGCCCTTTTTGGGCAAAAAGTGATTCTCCCCAAAATTTTTATGTCCCCACACCTTTTAATTTCTTAGTAAATAAAGGAGAAGAACACATCACATTTCGACTAAGTAGGTGTGTGGGCTGTAAAAAATGGCTGAATCAAAAAGGAGAATCACCCACAGGTAAATTTGAAAGTGAAACTTGGTTAGCAATAGAAGATTGGGAAAAATTACAATCAATTGAGTGGCATAATCCTCCACAAGTCAAGAAATCTCCTTGGAAACCAATCCCACATTTGCATCCTCAACTGAGAGAAGACGAACGGTGCGTCAAAATAGAAACACTGGAAAATAATAGCGAAAGAGGCAGTTTATTTTTAGAAAACGGAGTGCAATTAGATCCCGATTACTGCTTAGTTTATCTCAGCAATGAAGAGATCAAGGATGGTTGGTATCGCTTTGGGGGTGAGGGACATATGGTAGATGTACGATGTCTGCAATTGAAGGAATCTAACAAGAATCTTCTCAAACTTCTCACCGATAATGTTGGTAAAAGTTTTGCCTTAATTACCCCAGCTATTTGGGGTTCAAATCGGCTATCAACTCGCTTTCCCGCAGAGTGGGATGGCGATCGCTATTTAGAAACTCTACTCACCGAACGTCCTAGTCCTTTCCGCTATCGATTGGGAGGTGAGGGAAAAACCAAACGACTGTCGCGGGGACGCTATGCGGTTCCCCCGGGAACTGTTTATGTCTTAAAAGAAGATATTCCACCTTGGCAAGAATGGCCTGATGAGTGGTTTCCGAAAGAAGGGCCATCTTTGAAACGTTGGGGATGTGGGTTAGCGCTACCTTTACCAAGTGCGATCGCCTAACCTCTGCAAAAAACTCCTCTTTGCGCCTCCGCGTCTCTGCATGAAACTTCATCTCAAAATAAATTATGGAGTAATATAAATGTACCAAAAAGCCTACGGCATCATCGAAACCCTAGCCCCCCTGCACGTCGGAGCCAGTGCAGGAGAAGAAACAGGCAACCTTAACTTAATCTTCCGCGACCAATTTACCCAGACGGGGATTATCCCTGGGAGTTCGATTCGCGGTAGGTTTCGTGCGGATATGCGGGAAGTTGATAGAGATTGGGCAAACGACTGTTACGGTCACGAAGCAGAAAAAGGAAATTCTGAAAGCACGACAGAAGCTCAAATCAAGTTTGAATATGCTTCCTTAGTTTGGCTTCCTGTCTTTTGTCCAGGACAGCCTGTAGTTTGGGTAAGTTGTCCCAGATTACTCAGACGTTATCAACAAATTACCAAATTACCATCCACTGACATCAATGATTTGCCGAAACGCTATACCGTCAAATTAGAAAAACATCGGAAAGTGCTGTTTTTTAATTTGGGATATTTAAAGGATTTAAAAGAAAATCAAAAACTCTCAGATTGGGTACCAAAAGGATTAAAATCGCCTCCAAATAATTTAGTAATTGTTGATGATAAAGATATCAGTATTATTCATGAAATGGCACTGTATCGTCAAAGTCGCACTAAGTTAGAAGATCATGTCAAAAAAGTTGAATATTTCTTTGGCGTAGAAGCACTACCAGAAGGCAGCATTTTAGTATTTCCCACCGCAGTAAAACAGAAAAAAGATAATAACCAAGAAGTGCAATGGAAAGAAGCATTAGATACAACTGAGTGGGAATTTGATAAACCTGATACAAATGATGCAAACTTAAATCAATTCGTTTTTAAAGAACTGTACTTTGGTGGCTTGGAGTCTATAGGTTTTGGTCGTTGTCATGTCACCTTATCAGGTAAATATTTTGAAACGGAGAAAAAATCATGAGTTGGGAAGCTTATTCTCTAGACCAAAGAGCGCGAAAACTAGTCACAAAGCGATCAGAAGGCTGCTTAAGAGAAGCATATAAAATGCGAGAGGCAGTTGCTTATGGACTCGAAAGATTTTGGGGTGAGTCAAGTCGCTACAGAGCAAATCAAAAAAGGTATGAAGAGGATAGAAAGCAGGATAAAGCAAATATTGAGAAGGTAAAAGCAGATTATTGGGAAGATGTGTGGAATGTATTAGTAGACCTGACAAAGGAAGATATTGACTTACCTTTACATAAAGATGTGAAGGTGGAAGAAGATGAATTATGGAAACTATCCCGTGACAAGCAAGAAGTTGCACTTGCTGTTTTAATTCAACTTTGTGATTGTTTAGTATGGTGGACGCAACGTTACAAATAAATAGCTAATTTTCCAGCGTTGCTAATTGAAAGTATGAATTAGTCTCACGCAAAGGCGCAAAGAATAGTTGTTTAGTTATATTGAAAAATGTCAATTCATACTCTGATTCAGCAACGCCAATTTTCCCATAAAACAAAGAAGAAAACATGGCAGATTTACCACCGATTCCTAAAATGTACCTTGCTCAAATAGAAGGACGTTGTAGTTTACGATACGCATCAGAACCTGAAGACCGTAAGCAATGGTTACAAGAATGGGTAGATCCCAAGCAAGATGGAAATCCATATACACATACTAAACCTATACTTAGACAAGATAGAAAACCTGACCCACATAGTAAGTTAGCACTAAGACAAGATACTTCAATTTATTGTCTGGAAATTAAATTTAATGGCCGGGTTGTTAGTAATGGTGGTCAAGATACTATTCTTCGTCCGGTACTGGGGAAAAATGGAATTCCCTATATTCCTGGGAGTAGCATTAAGGGTTTGTTTCGGCGAGCTTGTAACCATGAGCAGAAAATAAGATATTGTGGTGATGCCGATCGCCCAGGTAAGTTAAGATTTCATGGTGCTTATCCTGTTG
Encoded here:
- a CDS encoding CRISPR-associated protein Csx3 encodes the protein MKLEGEVLRVGFNRVFPAGGDRIVHDALELLEQMIDSGQIPGGKCILIDGPQSVPVAYVISHKLAHLYEVVGVLDPKIGRKIDTPSGALRYKNYIVTISHGSSKYKVGDLIETQEAQPERSIVKVVLCGPPQSGKSCLREGLKMAILSNLAGPYPYVITACPDGEGSWYQKTYEENQGLADEMKRYMKFEVTPEFAEKTAQSVKSTNQLINIIDVGGKISPENEKIMEPATHAVILSGDSSKFTEWENFCQQLKLTVIAKIHSQLDAVEDGVFFADNWKEKTNELLKTTPLLTGSVHGLKRGENVSDRPMVQALADLMIHLTKC
- a CDS encoding Cas10/Cmr2 second palm domain-containing protein, encoding MTKQIYTAITFAPVQGFIEKSRKLRDLYGSSFILSYIASAICWEAKCQGFWVVSPATINLTQGTPNQIIIKGDFGKKDAEEVLNSSWSGVTQACRQWIENKVPGNYSWRREWNLWTNYAWEFFWGQGETITTARSNLNEIKRSRNWTAINWTGESSTLSGADAIAIPSLCSNDPKTWDYQAQKKEIKEFYRQLSDAVGNNFIEHIRTELNQKDYQIRDRLIGRYGQGFIRFLEERYPNLNDKQRQELISEYGSAIIDPDEELSIPELIKRLITLDAIAAPLQISTTEIPETYRDLNRLDKKKKQSKTEPDNRWSGWFQGDGDRVGDYLKELSKKPNTNPDTETNSLSHAMLYWGENHLKPSLNGTGKGRIIYAGGDDFFGVFYRTPPDKIFLKKLVNYLSDKIGELSPKLEREITDFKQEFKDKGLHKDVKISLELREEFAKIFKENHQNDERFKNALVEAGLNHQEAANLFKEPVLKAQECLDWFYNFNSENDNALWKQHEKPIGVSVGFVWVASGVPQRDILQHCRDVEKKAKNQGRNRLAIRILFNGGNYLDWVCPWWCLQEVLQGYCDRNQKTGEQANWGHIYADVALLESRHAFENQTDIAKALFNIYFPNQEIILTQHLWDSEGKTGLIGNQEADCKDVTKSLNYWIINLAKIGFHLCHYQK
- a CDS encoding type III-B CRISPR module-associated protein Cmr3 — encoded protein: MSLPEIKDMNASTNLVDKSLFKYLIVIEPLGFLYGSAGRFLSPDNLVGRSGTSFPPSSATLSGLFSAAYAQEEYEKESDGDELKKKLKARLEPLYFAGPFWAKSDSPQNFYVPTPFNFLVNKGEEHITFRLSRCVGCKKWLNQKGESPTGKFESETWLAIEDWEKLQSIEWHNPPQVKKSPWKPIPHLHPQLREDERCVKIETLENNSERGSLFLENGVQLDPDYCLVYLSNEEIKDGWYRFGGEGHMVDVRCLQLKESNKNLLKLLTDNVGKSFALITPAIWGSNRLSTRFPAEWDGDRYLETLLTERPSPFRYRLGGEGKTKRLSRGRYAVPPGTVYVLKEDIPPWQEWPDEWFPKEGPSLKRWGCGLALPLPSAIA
- a CDS encoding RAMP superfamily CRISPR-associated protein, producing the protein MYQKAYGIIETLAPLHVGASAGEETGNLNLIFRDQFTQTGIIPGSSIRGRFRADMREVDRDWANDCYGHEAEKGNSESTTEAQIKFEYASLVWLPVFCPGQPVVWVSCPRLLRRYQQITKLPSTDINDLPKRYTVKLEKHRKVLFFNLGYLKDLKENQKLSDWVPKGLKSPPNNLVIVDDKDISIIHEMALYRQSRTKLEDHVKKVEYFFGVEALPEGSILVFPTAVKQKKDNNQEVQWKEALDTTEWEFDKPDTNDANLNQFVFKELYFGGLESIGFGRCHVTLSGKYFETEKKS